The segment CATGGGGCGTTCTTCAATCTTCGAAAGAAAATTTGGTGTTTGCAGCAAAGGGAGGACGAAATGATGAAAGCCATAATCATATAGATATTGGTCATTTCGTATTTGGTACGAGAGAAGACTTATTTCTTACCGATCTTGGAGCGGGAGAATATACAAAAGATTACTTTGATGAAAAAACACGTTATCTTTTCTTAGTGAACAGCGCACTTGGGCATAGTATTCCTATCGTTGCGAACAGTTACCAATTACCTGGAGCTGTTGCGGCAGAACATACGAGTTTTCAATCAACGAGAACTGGTGGAGTCTTCAAGACAGAATTGGCTTCCACGTATCCTTCGCAGATAGGACTACGCCAGATGGATCGGACAATAGAAGTGGATCGTTCGAAACGACAACTTGTTTTGAGTGATGCATTTACATTCGAAAAAGAAAATCAGTTAGTTATTGAAAATTTTATAACGACGAATCCAGTGGAAGTTATAGGGAAAACGGTATGTATCACAGGAGAAAAAGAAAAGTGTGAGATGTATTTTTCAAAACCTGTGCAGTTGATCAAAGAAAGTTATTACGATCACTATGGCCAAAAAAATGAAGCTACGCTGATCCAAGCGACTTATCAGTTGCTGAAAGAAGAAACAATCCAGATCGAGATTGCGATCAAAAGTAAATGAGGGCACGTGGTTATCAGCGGTAAGCGTGGGACTTGTTTAATGGAATGAGGTAGTGACACACACATCCTCGCAACTGAATAAATGGTGTTTCAGAAGCAATTCCTTCGTAAATAAGCTAGAAAACCCCAAAGTTTTAAAAATTCGGGTTTTCTAGCTTATTTATCGGAAGTTCATCTATCAATCATGAGTTCTTTTTATTTGGTGGGGTAGTTGAGCCACGGACGATTAATTCTGTATCTAATAGGATTCGTTTCGCAATACCAGGGGAGTGGATACGTTCGTGTAAAAGATTGATGCCTGTTTCGCCCATTTCCTCTGTATAAGCTCTGACCGTTGAAAGGGGTGGCGTGATGTAGCGAGAAATTGATAAATCATTGATACCCATCACGCTGATCTGTTTAGGTACTTGGATCTGATGAGCATTCAATGTATGGATGATACCGATAGCAAAAGCATCATTTGCGGCTAAAATGGCAGTCGGTAGATCGTCTTGCCATTGTACTAAGGCTTTTTCTGTCAGTGATTCACTCGTTTTGACGTCAAGAGAACTATTTTCTTTTACGAAAAAATATTTTTCGTCGAATAGCTGATGATGTTTCATCATATCGATATACGTATTAGTCGTTGGTGTTTTGTAGGTTCGATACCCGTAGAGATTGGCACTTTCTTCTGCACCGATATAGGCAATCTTTTTATGTCCTAAATCTAAGAGATGAGTAAGTGCGACTTCAGTGGCTTGACCAAAATCAGTATTGACACAGTCATAATCGTGAAAAGGAAAATTTGATCCGACGACGCATAGATTTGGCGCAGTAGTATTTAATTCATCAATTTTTTCTTGCGTGAATTTACCGATTGCTAAGATGCCATCGACTGCTTGGATTTGATGTTGTTCGTTTTGGGAAAAGTTAATGACGTGATAGCCAAGTTCTACTGCACGTTTTTCGGCAGCTAAACGAATGGACATGTAATAAATATCTTCTAGTTCTTCGTCACTCGTGCGCCAAGTAATCAAACCAAGGACACCTTTTTTTTTTCAACAGTCCATTTGCTGAGTGGGAATTGCCATTTTTTTTTGCCTTCTTTTTATATTTAGTGTAGTTCAGCTTTTCTGCAATTTCGAAAACTTTACGTTTGGTTTCTTCTGTTGCTGAGAGTGTATCATCATAATTTAAAACGCGTGAAACAGTAGAAATCGATACGCCTGCTTCCTTTGCGATGTCGGTGATCGTCGCCATAAGCTACCTCCGGATAATAGACTTTATTAATTATAGTATAGGTAATTTCAGTAAAAAGGCAAGTAAAAATGTTTGTTTTTTTACCTAAAAAATGTTGATTTTTTACTAATTTTAGGTAAAATTTAGTAAAAGAAAACGATTTCATTAGGAGGGGAGCCAAATCAAACGATTTCTCTTCGGATTACAATTCATTTTTATCGTTAGTTTTTGTACAGGATGTCAAACAAATAGCCGACAACAAGAGAAGGCTTTTGAAAATCAAATCAAAGAAGAAATCCAGCAAAAGGCGCATGTTTTTACTGAAAAAGAATATCAGTCAGCAAAGGTTCCATTGCATCAGTGGGTAAAAATCGAAGGAAAAATTATACGATCAGATGGTAAAGAACAAATAGAAAAAGGCGATCGCTTTATTCTGAGAAGTGGTTCCAGTGATTACCAAGTATTCAATGAACAAGCAGCATCAATCAATGTGGGCGATGAAGTGATCGTTTACGGAGAATATTATGGGTTTATCAAAGGATTTTTAATTGAAAGGGAGAATATACATGCAACAATTTCGTACAAAAAAACAATGGCAAGAAAATTTTCGCCAGTTAATGGCACCGTTACGTCCTTATTACAAAAATCAACCGGGTAAATTAAAACTAGGAACACATGGCACCGTCTATTCAGAGGCAACAAGAGAAGTTGAAGCATTTTTACGACCACTCTGGGGATTTGGTCCTTATCTGGTCGACGAAGATGATGCTGAATTAGCATCTGATTATCTGAAAGGAATCATTGCAGGGACTGATCCACAGAGTGATGAGTATTGGGGGACAGTAACAGACTATGACCAGTTGATTGTCGAGATGGCTTCAATAAGTACGACGTTGCTTTTGAATCCTGAAAAAATCTGGGGACGTTTAACTTCGATGGAACAGACGAACTTGGCAGAATGGTTATTCACAGTCAATTCGCGTAAAATACCTAAAAATAATTGGTATTTTTTCCGTATCTTGGTGAATATCGCATTGAAAAAATGTGGCAAATCCTATTCACAGCAACAAATCGATCAAGATTTTGAAGTGATCGAGCATTTTTACAATGACAATGGTTGGTATTTTGACGGGGCAGATACGCAATATGATTACTACGTCTCATTTGCGATCCATTATTACAGCTTAGTATATGCCCATTTTATGGCAGAGGAAGATCCAGTCCGCACAAAACGGATCAAAGAGCGGGCCGTTCTTTTTGCTCAAACATTTAAATATTGGTTTGATGCTAATGGCGAAGCATTACCTTTTGGTCGTAGCTTGACATACCGCTTTGCCCAAGCGAGCTTTTTCAGTGCCTTGGTGTTCGCGGATGTGGAAGCACTCCCTTGGGGTGAGATCAAAGGGTTGCTTAGTCGTCATTTAGAAAACTGGATGGATAAAGAGATTTTCTCGACAGATGGGCTTCTAACTGTTGGATATCATTATCAAAATCTAGTGTTTGGAGAAGGGTATAACGGACCGGGTTCTCCTTATTGGGCAATGAAGAGTTTTCTCTTATT is part of the Enterococcus mundtii genome and harbors:
- a CDS encoding DUF2264 domain-containing protein translates to MQQFRTKKQWQENFRQLMAPLRPYYKNQPGKLKLGTHGTVYSEATREVEAFLRPLWGFGPYLVDEDDAELASDYLKGIIAGTDPQSDEYWGTVTDYDQLIVEMASISTTLLLNPEKIWGRLTSMEQTNLAEWLFTVNSRKIPKNNWYFFRILVNIALKKCGKSYSQQQIDQDFEVIEHFYNDNGWYFDGADTQYDYYVSFAIHYYSLVYAHFMAEEDPVRTKRIKERAVLFAQTFKYWFDANGEALPFGRSLTYRFAQASFFSALVFADVEALPWGEIKGLLSRHLENWMDKEIFSTDGLLTVGYHYQNLVFGEGYNGPGSPYWAMKSFLLLAVPDDHPYWQAEICPLQIEEKTLALPESKNFYQYNQSLTHLQAFPAGQFVNQQSFPHAKYSKFVYSTRFGFSVPKSDYWYYEGAYDSTLALAKDGHYFRPKGLDLDFSVLPDRIIHEWSPWEDVKIHSTIVPLENCHVRVHEIETTDSIHAYDGGFSVPLEQTLPKADTLSIEAKTSIGISKIEGIIGYEKADVVRTEPNTNLFYPRTMIPFVSAEISSGKHLLVSLVSGTLPGETVIQPVIEQKGQKLLIQQKNQTIELTIR